One part of the Streptomyces ferrugineus genome encodes these proteins:
- a CDS encoding TetR/AcrR family transcriptional regulator, which yields MTDTSAGRRRGRPPRTESAGTRDRILDAAREEFSERGYDKTSVRGIAKSAGVDSALVHHYFGTKEQVFEAAVEVAFAPALKVRDAVLEGPLDNVGERMTRVIFGLWENPVTRKPLLAIVRSAVNNEAAASVFRRLITAQLMRRIAGELDAPDAELRAELAAAQLVGVAMMRYVIKIEPIASADVEQIITRVAPVVQGHLTGR from the coding sequence GTGACCGACACTTCCGCCGGCCGGCGCCGGGGCCGCCCCCCGCGTACGGAATCCGCCGGCACCCGCGACCGCATCCTCGACGCCGCCCGCGAGGAGTTCTCCGAGCGCGGCTACGACAAGACGTCCGTGCGCGGCATCGCCAAGTCGGCCGGCGTGGACTCGGCCCTCGTGCACCACTACTTCGGCACCAAGGAGCAGGTCTTCGAGGCGGCCGTGGAGGTCGCCTTCGCGCCCGCCCTGAAGGTGCGGGACGCGGTCCTGGAAGGGCCTCTCGACAACGTCGGCGAGCGCATGACCCGCGTCATCTTCGGGCTCTGGGAGAACCCCGTGACCCGCAAGCCGCTGCTCGCGATCGTCCGGTCGGCGGTCAACAACGAGGCCGCCGCCTCCGTGTTCCGGCGGCTGATCACCGCCCAGCTCATGCGCCGCATCGCCGGCGAGCTCGACGCCCCGGACGCCGAGCTGCGCGCCGAACTGGCCGCCGCCCAGCTCGTGGGCGTCGCGATGATGCGCTACGTCATCAAGATCGAGCCGATCGCCTCGGCGGACGTCGAGCAGATCATCACGCGCGTGGCGCCCGTCGTGCAGGGGCATCTCACCGGGCGGTGA
- a CDS encoding sugar phosphate isomerase/epimerase family protein, protein MAEPVVRIPDAKVALSTASVYPESTATAFEIAARLGYDGVEVMVWTDPVSQDMEALRRLSDYHRIPILAIHAPCLLITQRVWSTDPWTKLQRAQAAAEKLGASTVVVHPPFRWQRQYARDFVAGIWRMANETDVRFAVENMYPWRYRDREMLAYAPDWDVTKDDYRHFTIDLSHAATARTDALHMIDRMGDRLGHVHLADGRGSAKDEHLVPGRGTQPCAEVLERLALSGFDGHVVIEVNTRRAMSSVEREADLAEALAFTRLHLASAVKVPRP, encoded by the coding sequence GTGGCAGAACCAGTGGTGCGCATCCCGGATGCGAAGGTCGCCCTGTCGACGGCCTCCGTCTATCCGGAGTCGACGGCGACGGCCTTCGAGATCGCCGCGCGCCTCGGGTACGACGGTGTCGAGGTCATGGTGTGGACCGACCCGGTCAGCCAGGACATGGAGGCACTGCGGCGGCTGAGCGACTACCACCGCATCCCGATCCTCGCCATCCACGCCCCCTGTCTGCTGATCACGCAGCGCGTCTGGTCGACGGACCCGTGGACCAAGCTCCAGCGCGCCCAGGCCGCCGCCGAGAAGCTGGGGGCCTCCACGGTCGTGGTGCACCCGCCGTTCCGCTGGCAGCGCCAGTACGCCCGGGACTTCGTCGCCGGCATCTGGCGGATGGCGAACGAGACGGATGTGCGGTTCGCCGTCGAGAACATGTACCCCTGGCGCTACCGCGACCGCGAGATGCTCGCCTACGCCCCCGACTGGGACGTGACGAAGGACGACTACCGGCACTTCACGATCGATCTCAGCCATGCGGCGACCGCCCGCACCGATGCGCTGCACATGATCGACCGCATGGGGGACCGGCTGGGGCACGTCCACCTCGCGGACGGCAGGGGGTCGGCCAAGGACGAGCACCTCGTCCCCGGCCGCGGCACCCAGCCCTGCGCCGAGGTGCTGGAGCGGCTCGCCCTGAGCGGCTTCGACGGGCATGTCGTCATCGAGGTCAACACCCGCCGCGCGATGTCCAGCGTCGAACGCGAGGCCGACCTCGCCGAGGCGCTCGCCTTCACGCGGCTCCATCTGGCCTCGGCGGTCAAGGTGCCCCGGCCGTGA
- a CDS encoding Ppx/GppA phosphatase family protein — protein MRLGVLDVGSNTVHLLVVDAHPGARPLPAHSHKAELRLAQLLDDSGAIGPEGVDRLIGVVLEALQAAEDKGVEEVLPFATSAVREASNADDVLARVKGETGVELQVLTGEDEARLTFLAARRWFGWSAGKLLVLDIGGGSLEIAYGIDEEPDAAVSLPLGAGRLTAGWLPGDPPEPEDVRALRRHVRAQIARTVGEFSRRGTPDHVVATSKTFKQLARIAGAARSAEGLYTQRELKRESLEAWVPRLAGMTAAQRAELPGVSEGRAGQLLAGALVAEGAMDLFGVETLEVCPWALREGVILRKLDQLTVE, from the coding sequence ATGAGACTCGGTGTCCTGGACGTGGGATCCAACACGGTGCATCTGCTGGTGGTGGATGCACACCCTGGCGCGCGCCCGCTGCCCGCGCACTCGCACAAGGCGGAACTGCGCCTCGCCCAACTTCTCGACGACAGCGGGGCCATCGGTCCCGAGGGCGTCGACCGGCTGATAGGCGTCGTCCTGGAGGCGTTGCAGGCCGCCGAGGACAAGGGCGTCGAGGAAGTGCTGCCGTTCGCGACATCCGCGGTGCGCGAGGCGAGCAACGCCGATGACGTGCTGGCCCGGGTGAAGGGCGAGACCGGCGTCGAGCTGCAGGTACTCACCGGCGAGGACGAGGCGCGGCTGACCTTCCTGGCGGCCCGGCGGTGGTTCGGATGGTCGGCCGGGAAGCTGCTGGTGCTGGACATCGGGGGCGGGTCCCTGGAGATCGCGTACGGCATCGACGAGGAGCCGGACGCCGCGGTGTCGCTGCCGCTGGGCGCGGGACGGCTCACGGCCGGGTGGCTGCCGGGGGACCCGCCGGAGCCCGAGGACGTCAGGGCGCTACGGCGGCACGTCCGGGCGCAGATCGCGCGCACGGTCGGCGAATTCAGCCGGCGCGGGACGCCTGATCACGTCGTGGCCACGTCGAAGACGTTCAAGCAGCTCGCCCGGATCGCCGGCGCGGCACGCTCGGCGGAGGGCCTGTACACCCAGCGCGAGCTCAAGCGGGAGTCCCTGGAGGCCTGGGTCCCGCGGCTGGCCGGCATGACCGCGGCGCAGCGTGCGGAACTGCCCGGGGTCTCGGAGGGGCGCGCGGGACAGCTGCTGGCCGGGGCGCTCGTGGCCGAGGGGGCGATGGACCTGTTCGGCGTGGAGACGCTGGAGGTGTGTCCGTGGGCCCTGCGGGAGGGCGTGATCCTGCGGAAGCTGGACCAGCTGACGGTGGAGTGA
- a CDS encoding BACON domain-containing protein, translating into MTSSTPETSTRTVGAHRAHREARDRAAARTLAQRPPARYEPYLDGLFTYCLSVLCDHDAATAALGDVLALAERRGQRVPEAAADRRPWLYALARWACLRKLAEAKQKRQGSHAARSGAQRPTGERAAGAEADDVQEQRRRELALLAWPEAAGTTPEQREALELAVRHHLAANEVAAVLGLDLATARELLASAACEVERTRAALAVVETGACPSVARLTGDNQVVLGTALRRELVRHVDDCPRCRRTAERAIPGRWPGAAVTPAELPILQAPRAALHMALAHQPRARGAAVPRFDRRGFPMDPKDRAARRDRLRARAVTTTVVATVVAAPVLALWAAYRSSPTADGVDGGTATASEAHGPGALDGDAAGSGYENAGNASTRPGGHFSGEHGTDDVLVEVVSVGGAQGAGTGQLDVSADNSGDTTFVTLTATGRTPVRWSASTGAHWLYLSRSSGTLAPGESLTIKVYVDQLREPSGRWSARVAISPAGAVVSIEGYGTAPSPSAPAPRPTGPTAPGTPADPPPSSSGPDPTPSDPTPSDPTPSEPTPSDPPATDPPPTSPEPSSSGPSDPTSSTPPPSGSGEPSTSGS; encoded by the coding sequence ATGACGAGCAGCACTCCGGAGACCTCGACCCGCACCGTCGGCGCGCATCGGGCGCACCGGGAGGCGCGTGATCGGGCGGCGGCGCGTACGTTGGCGCAGCGGCCGCCCGCGCGCTACGAGCCTTATCTGGACGGGTTGTTCACCTACTGCCTGTCCGTCCTGTGCGACCACGACGCCGCGACCGCCGCCCTCGGCGACGTCCTCGCCCTCGCCGAGCGGCGCGGACAGCGCGTCCCGGAGGCCGCCGCGGACCGCCGACCCTGGCTGTACGCGCTGGCCCGCTGGGCGTGTCTGCGCAAGCTGGCCGAGGCCAAGCAGAAACGTCAGGGCAGCCATGCGGCACGGTCCGGCGCGCAGCGGCCGACGGGGGAGCGGGCCGCCGGGGCGGAAGCCGACGACGTCCAGGAGCAGCGGCGCCGCGAACTCGCCCTGCTCGCCTGGCCGGAGGCCGCCGGCACCACCCCGGAGCAGCGCGAGGCCCTCGAACTCGCCGTACGCCACCACCTCGCCGCGAACGAGGTCGCCGCCGTCCTCGGCCTGGACCTGGCCACCGCCCGCGAACTGCTGGCCTCGGCCGCCTGCGAGGTCGAGCGCACCCGCGCGGCCCTCGCCGTCGTCGAGACCGGCGCCTGTCCGAGCGTCGCCCGTCTGACCGGCGACAACCAGGTCGTGCTCGGCACGGCCCTGCGCCGCGAGCTGGTCCGACACGTCGACGACTGCCCGCGCTGCCGCCGCACTGCCGAGCGCGCGATCCCCGGCCGGTGGCCAGGCGCGGCCGTCACCCCCGCCGAACTGCCCATCCTTCAGGCTCCCCGCGCGGCCCTGCACATGGCCCTCGCGCACCAGCCACGCGCGCGTGGCGCCGCCGTGCCGCGCTTCGACCGGCGTGGCTTTCCGATGGACCCGAAGGACCGTGCCGCCCGCAGGGACCGGCTGCGCGCGCGTGCCGTCACGACGACCGTCGTCGCCACCGTCGTCGCCGCCCCGGTCCTCGCCCTGTGGGCCGCCTACCGGTCCAGCCCGACCGCCGACGGCGTCGACGGCGGCACGGCCACCGCGAGCGAGGCGCACGGCCCCGGCGCCCTCGACGGCGACGCCGCCGGCAGCGGCTACGAGAACGCGGGCAACGCCAGCACTCGGCCCGGCGGCCACTTCAGCGGGGAGCACGGGACGGACGACGTCCTCGTGGAGGTCGTCAGCGTCGGCGGCGCGCAGGGGGCAGGCACCGGGCAGCTCGACGTCTCGGCCGACAACAGCGGCGACACCACCTTCGTCACCCTCACGGCGACGGGACGCACGCCGGTGCGCTGGTCGGCGAGCACCGGGGCGCACTGGCTCTATCTGAGCCGGTCGTCGGGAACGCTGGCGCCCGGCGAGTCGTTGACGATCAAGGTGTACGTCGATCAGCTGCGCGAGCCGTCCGGGCGCTGGAGTGCGCGCGTGGCGATCTCACCGGCCGGCGCCGTCGTCTCCATCGAGGGCTACGGCACCGCCCCGAGCCCCTCCGCTCCGGCCCCCCGCCCCACCGGGCCGACGGCCCCCGGTACCCCCGCCGACCCACCGCCCTCGTCCTCCGGACCCGACCCCACCCCGTCCGATCCGACACCGTCCGACCCCACCCCCAGCGAGCCCACGCCGAGCGACCCACCGGCCACCGATCCACCACCCACGTCACCGGAACCGTCGTCGTCCGGCCCGTCCGACCCGACGAGCTCGACACCACCGCCCAGCGGAAGCGGAGAACCGAGCACGTCGGGGTCGTAG
- the radA gene encoding DNA repair protein RadA produces MAARTKTTKDRPSYRCTECGWQTAKWLGRCPECQAWGTVEEYGAPAVRTTAPGRVTNSALPIGQVDGRQATARSTGVAELDRVLGGGLVPGAVVLLAGEPGVGKSTLLLDVAAKSASDEHRTLYVTGEESASQVRLRADRIGALDDHLYLAAETDLAAVLGHLDAVKPSLLILDSVQTVASPEIDGAPGGMAQVREVAGALIRVSKERGMSTLLVGHVTKDGAIAGPRLLEHLVDVVLHFEGDRHARLRLVRGVKNRYGATDEVGCFELHDEGITGLADPSGLFLTRRDEPVPGTCLTVTLEGRRPLVAEVQALTVDSQIPSPRRTTSGLETSRVSMMLAVLEQRGRISALGKRDIYSATVGGVKLSEPAADLAVALALASAASDTPLPKNLVAIGEVGLAGEVRRVTGVQRRLAEAHRLGFTHALVPGDPGKIPPGMKVLEVADIGDALRVLPRSRRREAPRDE; encoded by the coding sequence ATGGCTGCCCGTACGAAGACCACGAAGGACCGCCCGTCCTACCGCTGCACCGAGTGCGGCTGGCAGACGGCCAAGTGGCTCGGCCGTTGCCCCGAGTGCCAGGCGTGGGGGACGGTCGAGGAGTACGGCGCGCCCGCGGTCCGTACGACCGCGCCGGGTCGGGTGACGAACTCCGCGCTGCCCATCGGGCAGGTCGACGGGCGGCAGGCGACCGCGCGGTCCACCGGGGTCGCCGAGCTGGACCGGGTGCTCGGCGGCGGCCTGGTGCCCGGCGCCGTGGTGCTCCTCGCGGGCGAGCCCGGCGTCGGCAAGTCCACGCTGCTGCTGGACGTGGCCGCCAAGTCGGCGAGCGACGAGCACCGCACGCTCTATGTCACCGGCGAGGAGTCGGCGAGCCAGGTGCGGCTGCGCGCCGACCGCATCGGTGCCCTCGACGACCATCTGTATCTCGCCGCCGAGACCGATCTGGCCGCCGTGCTGGGCCACTTGGACGCGGTGAAGCCCTCGCTGCTCATCCTCGACTCCGTGCAGACCGTGGCCTCCCCGGAGATCGACGGCGCGCCCGGCGGCATGGCCCAGGTCCGCGAGGTGGCCGGCGCGCTGATCCGCGTCTCCAAGGAGCGCGGGATGTCCACACTGCTCGTGGGGCACGTCACAAAGGACGGCGCCATCGCCGGACCCCGCCTCCTGGAGCACCTCGTGGACGTGGTGCTCCACTTCGAGGGCGACCGGCACGCGCGCCTGCGCCTGGTGCGCGGAGTCAAGAACCGCTACGGAGCGACGGACGAGGTCGGCTGCTTCGAACTGCACGACGAGGGCATCACGGGCCTCGCCGACCCAAGCGGACTTTTCCTGACCCGTCGTGACGAACCGGTCCCCGGCACCTGCCTGACGGTCACCCTGGAGGGCCGTCGCCCCCTCGTCGCCGAGGTCCAGGCACTCACCGTCGACTCGCAGATCCCCTCCCCCCGCCGTACGACGTCCGGTCTGGAGACCTCCCGGGTCTCGATGATGCTGGCCGTCCTGGAGCAGCGCGGCCGGATCAGCGCGCTCGGCAAGCGGGACATCTACTCCGCGACGGTCGGCGGGGTGAAGCTGTCGGAGCCCGCGGCCGATCTCGCCGTCGCCCTCGCACTGGCCTCCGCCGCGAGTGACACACCTCTCCCCAAGAACCTCGTCGCGATCGGCGAGGTCGGCCTCGCGGGCGAGGTCAGACGGGTCACGGGCGTGCAGCGCAGGCTGGCCGAAGCGCACCGGCTGGGCTTCACGCACGCCCTCGTCCCGGGCGACCCGGGCAAGATCCCTCCCGGCATGAAGGTGCTGGAAGTGGCCGACATAGGGGACGCGCTCCGGGTCCTTCCGCGCTCGCGTCGGCGAGAGGCCCCACGGGACGAGTAG
- the disA gene encoding DNA integrity scanning diadenylate cyclase DisA yields MAANDRAAAPGKSGGSSGADGLMRASLSAVAPGTALRDGLERILRGNTGGLIVLGSDKTVEAMCTGGFVLDVEFTATRLRELCKLDGGIVLSSDMSKILRAGVQLVPDPTIPTEETGTRHRTADRVSKQVGFPVVSVSQSMRLIALYVDGHRRVLEDSAAILSRANQALATLERYKLRLDEVAGTLSALEIEDLVTVRDVSAVAQRLEMVRRIATEIAEYVVELGTDGRLLALQLDELIAGVEPERELVVRDYVPEPTAKRSRTVDEALYELDALTHAELLELPTVARALGYTGSPEALDSAVSPRGFRLLAKVPRLPGAIIDRLVEHFGGLQKLLAASVDDLQTVDGVGEARARSVREGLSRLAESSILERYV; encoded by the coding sequence GTGGCAGCCAACGACCGGGCAGCAGCTCCCGGAAAGTCCGGTGGGAGCTCCGGTGCCGATGGCCTGATGCGCGCCTCACTGAGCGCCGTGGCACCCGGCACGGCCTTGCGCGACGGCCTGGAGCGGATCCTCCGCGGCAACACCGGAGGACTGATCGTGCTCGGCTCCGACAAGACCGTCGAGGCGATGTGCACGGGCGGTTTTGTCCTGGATGTCGAGTTCACGGCGACACGGCTGCGCGAGTTGTGCAAGCTCGACGGCGGCATCGTGCTGTCGTCCGACATGTCGAAGATCCTGCGCGCGGGCGTCCAGCTGGTCCCGGACCCGACGATCCCCACCGAGGAGACCGGCACCCGGCACCGTACGGCGGACCGGGTCAGCAAGCAGGTCGGCTTCCCGGTGGTCTCGGTCTCCCAGTCGATGCGGCTCATCGCCCTGTACGTGGACGGGCACCGCCGCGTCCTGGAGGACTCGGCGGCGATCCTCTCCCGCGCCAACCAGGCCCTGGCCACCCTGGAGCGCTACAAGCTCCGCCTGGACGAGGTCGCGGGAACGTTGTCAGCGCTGGAGATCGAGGACCTGGTGACGGTCCGCGACGTCTCGGCGGTGGCGCAGCGCCTGGAGATGGTCCGGCGCATCGCGACCGAGATCGCCGAGTACGTGGTGGAGCTGGGCACCGACGGCCGCCTTCTCGCCCTCCAGCTGGACGAGTTGATCGCGGGCGTGGAGCCGGAGCGCGAGCTGGTGGTGCGCGACTACGTCCCCGAGCCGACGGCCAAGCGCTCCCGCACGGTCGACGAGGCCTTGTACGAGCTGGACGCCCTCACCCACGCCGAGCTGCTCGAACTGCCCACGGTGGCCAGGGCGCTGGGCTACACCGGCTCCCCGGAGGCGCTGGACTCGGCGGTGTCCCCGCGCGGCTTCCGGCTGCTGGCGAAGGTCCCGCGGCTGCCCGGCGCGATCATCGACCGCCTGGTGGAGCACTTCGGCGGCCTGCAGAAGCTGCTGGCCGCCAGCGTGGACGACCTGCAGACGGTGGACGGGGTCGGCGAGGCCCGGGCGCGCAGCGTGCGCGAGGGGCTGTCGCGGCTGGCGGAGAGCTCGATCCTGGAGCGGTACGTCTAG
- a CDS encoding A/G-specific adenine glycosylase, with protein sequence MTAPTKPSPNGPTDALPGSTLGENPLHRPVIDWFDDNARDLPWRRPEAGPWGVMVSEFMLQQTPVNRVLPVYEQWLSRWPRPADLAKEAPGEAVRAWGRLGYPRRALRLHGAAVAIAERHGGDVPTDHAQLLALPGIGEYTAAAVASFAYGQRHAVLDTNVRRVFARAVTGVQYPPNATTAAERKLARALLPEDERTAARWAAASMELGALVCTAKNESCHRCPIAAQCAWRLAGKPEHDGPPRRGQTYAGTDRQVRGKLLAVLRDAHAPVPQAVLDRVWHEPVQRARALDGLVSDGLVEPLPGGMYRLPLS encoded by the coding sequence ATGACTGCGCCAACAAAGCCCTCACCCAACGGCCCCACCGACGCCCTCCCCGGCTCCACCCTCGGAGAGAACCCGCTGCACAGACCTGTCATCGACTGGTTCGACGACAACGCCCGCGATCTGCCCTGGCGGCGCCCCGAGGCCGGCCCCTGGGGAGTGATGGTCAGTGAGTTCATGCTTCAGCAGACGCCGGTGAACCGCGTGCTGCCGGTCTACGAGCAGTGGCTGTCGCGCTGGCCCCGCCCCGCCGACCTCGCGAAGGAGGCCCCCGGCGAGGCCGTCCGCGCCTGGGGCCGGCTCGGCTATCCGCGCCGTGCGCTGCGGCTGCACGGCGCCGCCGTCGCCATAGCGGAACGGCACGGCGGTGACGTGCCGACCGACCACGCCCAGCTCCTCGCGCTGCCCGGCATCGGCGAGTACACGGCGGCCGCCGTGGCGTCGTTCGCCTACGGCCAGCGGCACGCTGTCCTGGACACCAACGTCCGCCGTGTCTTCGCCCGCGCCGTCACCGGCGTGCAGTACCCGCCGAACGCCACCACCGCCGCCGAACGCAAGCTCGCCCGCGCGCTGCTCCCGGAGGACGAGCGCACCGCCGCCCGCTGGGCCGCGGCCTCGATGGAGCTCGGCGCGCTGGTGTGCACCGCGAAGAACGAGTCCTGCCACCGCTGCCCGATCGCGGCGCAGTGCGCCTGGCGGCTCGCGGGCAAGCCGGAGCACGACGGCCCGCCGCGCCGCGGCCAGACCTACGCCGGGACCGACCGTCAGGTGCGCGGCAAGCTGCTCGCCGTACTGCGCGACGCGCATGCGCCCGTCCCGCAGGCGGTGCTGGACCGGGTGTGGCACGAGCCGGTGCAGCGCGCCCGCGCCCTGGACGGTCTCGTGTCGGACGGGCTGGTGGAGCCGCTGCCGGGCGGGATGTACCGGCTGCCGCTGAGCTGA
- a CDS encoding SigE family RNA polymerase sigma factor → MAQGEVLEFEEYVRTRQDALLRSARRLVPDPVDAQDLLQTALVRTYHRWDGIADKRLADAYLRRVMINTRTEWWRARKLEEVPTEQLPDASVDDSTEQHADRALLMDIMKVLAPKQRSVVVLRHWEQMSTEETAAALGMSAGTVKSTLHRALARLREELESRDLDARALEREERERCAA, encoded by the coding sequence ATGGCGCAGGGAGAGGTGCTCGAGTTCGAGGAGTACGTCCGCACCCGGCAGGACGCGCTGCTGCGCAGCGCCCGCCGGCTGGTCCCGGACCCGGTCGACGCCCAGGACCTGCTGCAGACCGCGCTGGTGCGGACGTACCACCGCTGGGACGGCATAGCGGACAAGCGGCTCGCGGACGCCTACCTGCGCCGCGTCATGATCAACACGCGGACCGAGTGGTGGCGGGCGCGCAAGCTGGAGGAAGTGCCCACCGAGCAGCTCCCGGACGCCTCGGTCGACGACTCCACCGAGCAGCACGCGGACCGCGCCCTGCTGATGGACATCATGAAGGTGCTGGCTCCCAAGCAGCGCAGCGTCGTGGTGCTGCGACACTGGGAGCAGATGTCCACGGAGGAGACGGCCGCGGCCCTCGGCATGTCGGCCGGAACGGTCAAGAGCACGCTGCACCGGGCGCTCGCCCGGCTCCGCGAGGAGCTGGAGAGCCGCGATCTGGACGCACGCGCGCTGGAGCGTGAGGAGCGGGAGCGTTGCGCGGCCTAG